A genome region from Syntrophaceae bacterium includes the following:
- a CDS encoding amidase, which produces MAALKLAEATIADVHRTFRSGGLTAQGLVGMYLERIEAYDRKGPRLNALITVNPNALKEAAALDRKFRRSGPAGPLHGIPVLLKDNVNTKDMPTTGGSKSLEGYIPPADAFIAKRLRDAGAILLAKANLHEFAVWGETVSSILGQTLNPYDLTRTPGGSSGGTGAGLAADFGILGIGTDTVNSIRSPASACSVVGIRPTVGLVSRAGIIPYSLTQDAAGPMARTVADAVRMLNVIAGYDPGDPATAWGIGRTERDYTRHLKRDGLRGRRIGVLRSFFGSQPIHGEVNALAEKAVRDCRKMGAAIVELDTPDLDSGRIVSDISVHLHDLRPDLDAYLGDPKAGTPVHSLGEIIASGKYHPGIEQNIKEAMALKRDAGYFERLAKRAKLQDRVMALMAEHTLDALIFPHQKRPVVPVGESQVERNGSLGSVTGFPSIVVPGGFTRPTETAAIGVPVGIEFLGRPWTEGRLIEIAYAYEQGTKNRRPPPTTPALACGA; this is translated from the coding sequence ATGGCCGCATTGAAGCTCGCGGAGGCGACGATTGCCGACGTCCACAGGACCTTCCGATCCGGCGGGCTGACGGCGCAGGGACTCGTCGGGATGTATCTCGAGCGCATCGAGGCCTACGACCGCAAGGGGCCCCGGCTCAACGCCCTCATCACGGTCAACCCGAATGCCCTGAAGGAGGCCGCCGCGCTGGACAGGAAGTTCCGGAGGTCCGGCCCCGCGGGCCCGCTCCACGGCATCCCCGTCCTGCTCAAGGACAACGTGAACACGAAGGACATGCCCACGACGGGCGGCTCCAAGAGCCTCGAGGGCTACATCCCCCCGGCGGATGCCTTCATCGCGAAGAGGCTGCGCGACGCGGGAGCCATCCTTCTCGCCAAGGCGAACCTGCACGAGTTTGCCGTGTGGGGCGAGACGGTGAGCTCCATCCTGGGGCAGACCCTCAACCCCTACGACCTCACCCGCACCCCCGGCGGCTCGAGCGGCGGCACGGGTGCGGGCCTCGCGGCCGATTTCGGCATCCTCGGGATCGGCACAGACACGGTGAACTCCATCCGCTCCCCCGCATCGGCCTGCAGCGTCGTGGGTATCCGCCCCACGGTCGGGCTCGTGAGCCGTGCCGGGATCATCCCCTACTCCCTCACGCAGGACGCCGCGGGCCCCATGGCGCGGACCGTCGCGGACGCCGTGAGGATGCTCAACGTCATCGCCGGCTATGACCCCGGCGACCCGGCGACCGCCTGGGGCATCGGCCGCACCGAAAGGGATTACACGAGGCACCTCAAGAGGGACGGCCTCAGGGGCAGGCGCATCGGCGTCCTCCGGAGCTTCTTCGGCTCCCAGCCGATCCACGGGGAAGTCAACGCCTTGGCCGAGAAGGCCGTCAGGGACTGCAGGAAGATGGGCGCTGCGATAGTCGAACTCGACACGCCGGACCTGGACTCGGGCCGGATCGTTTCCGACATCAGCGTCCACCTCCACGACCTCAGGCCCGACCTGGATGCCTACCTCGGCGACCCGAAGGCGGGCACCCCCGTTCATTCGCTCGGCGAGATCATCGCCTCGGGCAAGTACCACCCCGGCATCGAGCAGAACATCAAGGAGGCCATGGCCCTGAAACGGGATGCCGGCTACTTTGAGCGGCTCGCGAAGCGGGCGAAGCTGCAGGACCGCGTCATGGCGCTCATGGCCGAGCACACGCTCGACGCGCTCATCTTTCCGCACCAGAAGCGCCCCGTCGTCCCCGTGGGCGAGAGCCAGGTCGAGCGCAACGGGAGCCTCGGCTCCGTGACGGGCTTCCCGTCCATCGTCGTGCCGGGCGGGTTCACAAGGCCCACCGAAACGGCCGCGATCGGCGTGCCCGTGGGGATCGAGTTCCTCGGACGGCCCTGGACGGAGGGGCGGCTCATCGAGATCGCCTACGCCTACGAACAGGGCACGAAGAACCGGCGCCCGCCCCCGACGACGCCCGCCCTTGCCTGCGGGGCGTGA
- a CDS encoding PaaI family thioesterase yields the protein MNRKAEGYLPALLGFTLTSVTKDRVTARMEIRKHHLAPNEYLHAASVVALADTVCGMATIVNLPEGSGGFTTIELKTNFLGTTRDGAILCEGRPAHIGRRTMVWDARVWDETTGRDIALFRCTQMILPKKG from the coding sequence ATGAACCGCAAGGCGGAGGGGTACCTGCCGGCCCTGCTGGGCTTCACGCTCACCTCGGTGACGAAAGATCGCGTCACGGCCCGCATGGAAATCAGGAAGCACCACCTCGCGCCCAACGAGTACCTGCACGCGGCCTCCGTCGTCGCGCTGGCCGACACGGTCTGCGGCATGGCAACCATCGTCAATCTGCCCGAAGGTTCGGGGGGATTCACCACGATCGAGCTCAAGACCAACTTCCTCGGCACCACGCGCGACGGCGCCATCCTGTGCGAGGGCAGGCCCGCCCACATCGGCCGGCGCACGATGGTCTGGGACGCCCGGGTGTGGGACGAGACAACCGGCCGGGACATTGCGCTATTCCGCTGCACCCAGATGATCCTGCCCAAAAAGGGGTAA